GGCTGTCTTTTTGGGGAGATTGTCCTTCAGGTTTCaaattggaatggaaaaattcagaaaggaccATACCAGTCTGTTGCAGAAATATGAAAGGAGTCAGAAAGGAGGGGTTGCATTATGTTTTCTGTCACCTTTGAGATAAGTGTGCACTAATTTCTCAGGTGCCTCGGGATCTGAGCAAGGTCCCCTTGCCCTGTGATCTGAGAAGTGCAGTCTTGTCTCTGGAATTCTTGGTGAACCAGAATGAGAGGGAAGATGAAGAAGAGCACATGCTGGGGCTCCTAAAAGAACCTGAACCAACACAGATACCAGCTCTGATGGACAGAGGTTTCACCTTAGGTATTCATTGGGACTTTTCCTAGGAGCACATGGAGGATTCTGTAGGGTGTGTCTACAATAAAACTGAGAGTTGATGTGCAGGTTGTAGATTGACCTGTAATGTCTGTAGGGGGCTCAAGGGTCTGGCTCCTCCCCTACCACTGCAATCTGTAAGAATTCCATGTCTCCATGCTCCAGGGCACAGGAAAGACCCACAACCCGTTTTTAACCTCACTGTCACATGCACACAGGTGACTGATCCACCTCTGCTCATCAGAGAACCAGGCTCCATTTCAGGGACCTTCTTGGCCCTATGCCTGCTCAAGGGGGAGAACAGGGGCACTCCTACTAATGGACATGAGATGCATCATATGCATGCCTTTTTCTGGTCTAGTCATGGTTCTGGCACCTGGGTGTTCTGCACAACTTTCTTTTAGACCCTAGTATGCGTGAGGTGGGCCCAGAACAATGTACTCCTGAGTGCACACCGTGGAGCAGATACCATTCCTTCACCCTCTGCATTGTCCAGACTAATCCCCCCACCTCTccaccccttccttccctttctaaaTGTGCGTCACTTGGTCAAGGTTGCTCACAGCATGGGTGGGAGAAGGAACTCCTATGATAGTTTGGGGGGCGGGGCAGGACAGACCCCTGTATGTATGGCACTCTCCACATCAGGAGTGGAACTAGGAAATGTACAGGAAAGCCTACACTGAGGGAAAAATCAAATCTGAATATGGAATGCATCTCAAGAGCTGCTTGTCCCAGGCATCAGTGTTCACATATCTCCATTCTTTCAGGCTCCAAACTCAACTTGAGGAGCTCTCTGTTTCTCCTCCCTGTTTTCCTGCAAAATCACCTGCCTGTGGATCAGAATCCACATCACCccagactctgtctctgaataggGACAGCCATGTCAGTGCCATCTGGAGAAGGGAGTGTCCAGTTGACAAATCTTGGCTAAAATACCACAGAGTCATTCTGGACCCTGGACACACATGTTCCTAGACATAGGAAATGGGGACTGGGTGTGAAGGACAAGAGCTCCTTCCACCAGCTGAAGTGGTTCCACAACTGCTCACAGTTAGGAGCACCCGGAGAGAGAGTTGAAAAGCATCAATGTTCAGGCCTCCTAATCGCAAGTGACTTCTTTGATCTGGGATACACACTTTCACCCATTTATTATGGTAGTATGGGAAATCCAGTGATATCCTGAACTGCACCAAATGAATGATCTTAATTGCCACGTGGACATCACCTGAGACATTTGAGATGTCCAAGTCGTTACAATTGAGCACCAAGACACAACAAATGCAGTTTGCAGGAGAGACAAGGTACAAAGGCATATGCCTATTGAGCACTCCAACGATGCACACAGTAAAACATGGGGAAAATTGGATGAGGATTCAGAGAAACGTCAAGTACATGATTATCATAAGGggcaagaaacaaaaaaaaaaaaataaggccagAGAAATTGTCCACAATGCTTTCCATGGCCACATTCAAGAGTCAAGAAGGTCCACTGCAGAACAGGACAGAGGTCCCAGTGCTCAGCAGGTGCTACACTCCATGCGGTCATAGGACAAAAGGGACAAACTTGAGCCTTCTACTTCTGTTCCACTTCCGTCTCTACACCTGAATATCCACTCCATTTGTCATCCCATAGACAGCCTGTGGAAGGTGACATGAGCACATTGGACAATCCCCTGGAAACCCCATTCAGAGGAGTCTCTCCTCTGAGTCCTGGACAGGTGGCTGTGCGTCAGAGGCAGGGTCCGTGGCTGTGCCAGAGCTTTCTGAAGTCCCAGCCTTTGCTCCTACTCCATAGCTAGGAAGGTCCTGTGACCCTGGTGCCACCGCTCCTGCATCTTTGCTTCCTCAGCGTGAGAGACCCTGCAAATCATTGGAGCCCCAAAGGCCATTCTTCCCTGCTATGGTGTGCCTCACTCCATGTCACTATCCTCAGAGGAGGAGGATACCTGAAGGTCTTCATAGAGGATACTCACTGGCTCGTGGGAGCTGGGCCTCTCTGACTCATCAAGATAGGGAGGTGTGTCAGCAAGAGCACTGGTCTTtgcagcaggagaggaagggagatcgGCAATGAACCTGGATCTCCACCAGTTCTTGTGCATTCTCTTGAAGAGCATTTGGAGGGGCTGTCGGGGAACACAGCTGGGTGCTGGTGGACTCGATGTGGTGCATGGCTCGACTGGATTCAGGAAAGGGCTTTCCTTGGGAGGGCGAAGATCCATGCTGGAATCATGGGCTGGAGTTTTTCTGGTCATCTGGGGTGACCCTTTTAGTCTGATACCACTTGTGTCTTGCCAAGCAGGCAGAGACTTCCTAGCCTCCGAGCCTGGCCTGCAGGTGTTCCCCCCTGGAGTTGGACTGTGCCCCAGCCTGAGTTTCTTTGGGGAGTGCTGGCCAGTCTGGATGTGGACCTGAGCTTGTCTCTTGCCTGGGGCCTGGAGGCTGAGTTTATGGCCCTGGCCCTGTGGACaagctgctggctgcaggcagggctCTTTGCTCACATCAGGACACCTGGCTAGTGATGGAGGGTGGAGCACATGGGCCCCTCCGAGAATATTGGCAGAAGTCtgggcaattttagaggagacaaCCTCTGGTGTTTCAGGTGCTTTCTTCCCAATGAGGGCAGGGTTCTGCCCTGAGTGCCTTGCTGCCGGCTGGATGGTGCCCGGGATGCTCACATCCTGTTTATTCTGGATCCCCGGACCTGAGTGGAGTCCACCTTTGGGTCTCTGAAAGGGATGTGTGCTAGTGAAGGTGAGACTCTCATCCGAGCTCTGGACACAAGGCTCACTCTCCAACACGGAGCCCAGGACACACCTCGTCCTGGTCATGTGGACGGGCAGTGGCCTACTGGGTttctggaggaaaagacaaacacaagAAACTTTCCTGAGTCCCTGAACTCAAGCACCAACAAGGCCCACCTGAACAGGAATTGGACTACAGAACATAGAGTGGAACAGGAAGAGAAGTCATCAGCCCAGGAAAGAAAAGGGgcgctccacctccacctccatgaCTATCAGCCAAAGACCCATTCCAAGAACGACTTGACATGTTTCAGGGCACACTGGGAAATATCCTGTTCTTAATCGGAGGTCTCATGCATTGAGATGGGCAGGGCTCttttgtgtgttcttccatgggaTGTCGATGGCTAATGCTCCTCTCAGCAGATGTGGCCACTGAGGAGTTGGCCTACAGAAGCTGATAGTGTTCTCCCACTTTCAATAGGAATATGCCTGCATTGGACATTGTGTCCTTTGAGAGGTTGGAGTCAACTCTGCCCCCATGAGCCCATGCACCACATCGtggggaagatgaaaaaagtacCACACAAAACTGGAAAGAGCAAATGTGTAAGACCCCCAAGCTTGAGTCCCATTGGGCTTAAATGTTGATAGCAAATCCCTCAGGCAGAAGGgccacagagaaggaatttatCAGGCTTCTCCAGGACACCAAAAGAGCAGGCCACCATGCACATACTCACCCTTaggtaggcactgggttctgtctcttccttccatttgggttgctgcctctcctggggtctcctatAGGTACTCCATGTCTGGAGTAGAGCCTTTCCCCGTTGTTCCTCTTCTTGCCTGCAGAACACACGATGGTATTTGGATGGATGCAGAGGAGGGAGCAAAATAAGAGGTGCCCGTTTTCTTAGTGTCTCCTGTGCTACCCTGGGTTCTCCCCCAAGTCTGTGCCTTTCCTCCTACAACACCCAGTCCCTACATCCAGGAAGCCCTTCTCATTTATCACTAAGTAGTTCCATGTGGACACATTGCTTTTGTGCCTCCCGTGGTCATGTTCCTAGTGCTGCCCTGAcccccttccctttctgaattgaatgcacaggagaatgtgctgcaggctctggctttgggacatggagtccttgtctctctctctccattgacCCAGTCATTAGCTGCATGTGAATGTGTGGAGATGACTATGTGGAGAAGGAGAGACACCACCCCGCTGGAGTTCCATGCCTGAGGCTTGGATCCCAGCTTCCCCATccctcacctctgcacctggcccttcaTTCTGGCTGGCTGCTCACAGGCCCCTGTGTTCTGGAGATTGCTAGGCTTGCTTGGTGcctggttctccttctccttctttgggcCCAAGGGTTGTGGGGCCAGCGCACCATCCCAGCGCTTGATGGGGCATCTTCTGCTCCTCGCAGTGTGTCCAAAAGCCCCACAGTCCTTACACTTCAGCTGTCGGTGGAAAAGCACAAGTTGTCAGGAGTCAGCCCAACCACAACCAGCTCTGCCCTTTTACAGACAAAGAGAGATtttaagtcttagtttcctcTTGTTGTAGGTCAGGAACTCAGGCCTGTGAACCATGAATTTCTAGGGATTCTAAGGTCCTAGAACACGTTTGTGGAATCACCTATTATTCAGGGGCACTGGAAGGAAGGTTTGGATGTTGCAACTTGAGGAGCCTGGGCCAGATTTCAACAACAGGACAAACATTGGGATGCATGGGTTTCAAGTGGTTCCAAAAGATGACTACTCCCATCCTAGGAAAGGACTAAGCTGAGAGGAGGTGCCCGGGCAGGTCCTCGTGGGGTGGAATGGGAGAATTGGGTGGTAGAGGCAATCTGAGAGTACGTCACCACGATTCTGACCTGTGTCGGCCCCTGGCTTCCCATTGCCTCCAATGTCCACATACCCTGGGGTCCTCCTCTTCAGGGGGAGGAGCCCTATGCCCCACAGCTCCCCTCTGCTGGTGCTTCTTATTCTGGATTTGCATGAGGCTCGGGGCCAGAGGTTGTGAGGCATGCTCTGCCGACtttctcatgttcttcaagtCAGGTCCCATTCCCTCAGATGCTGACATTGGGCTCTCCTAgatccaagagaaaagaaaaaagtgtcatgaCCAAAGTCAAGATGGgatctttcatttgttctccacATTTTGGCATGGAGCACATCCCATGATCTGGGGAGCCCAGTAGAATAGGTGGAGCACAGATGGGTGCACAATCAAGGGAGAGTAGGCCAACTACTGCGTTTGACAAAAATAAGATACTCCATGCTCTTAGAATTATAGCAGAGTGAATGCATGATTCCTGTAGGTACACTAAAGCAATCTTAACCAAAGGGAACAATTTTGCACCTCATAACTCATCTGGGTGCTACCCCCTATTCTTTGCTCCAATCCATCCATCATGTGAAGTAAATGGAGTCTGGATTTTTAACTGGATTCAAACCctactctctgtctctgtctctctctctctctctctctctctctctctctctctctctcctgtgtaGCTTTTGAAGTAAGATTACTTAAACTTCCTGGGTTTCGACCCCTCACAGAgttatgagaaaatgaaagtgcTTAATAATTCTGAGTCTGGCACATCACCAAATGTTTAGAAACTCTTAGCTGACATGATTCTCATTTTCATCACTGTTATTATTCTAACACCCGGACCACCTTGCTGCAGCCATTCTTTCCTCCCCTGGGTTGGCACCATGAGAAACATCTCTATCCATCCTATCgccccttttatttcctttctgaatTCTCACACCACAGTTTTCTTTCACTCTAAGTCTATGTATGAAAAGAAGATCATTTGCTTTCTCATAACCAgaatgtaactaaaaataaactttccacTGAAAAATTAGAAAGGTTGAGCTGGCAATATAGGACAATAGAtggtttttttatatatatagtgaCCATTGGCACTGACTTAGTATTGCTTCCTTGGGTGTCATTTCAGAACTGTTTTTTCAGACCTATATCCCAAATGTTATTCACTGATGCCCCTAGCAATATTTACTTCATGTCAATATGACAGTTATCACACTCTCAGGGATACGTGCAAACTGGGATACTGATTCTGCAGACATAGCTTGCAGGGAGAATGGTGGCTCATCTGGTAGGTATCCACTTCTTGCATGATTCTTTCAGAAAAGAGTTATGGAGTACTTACTATTTGCCAGGGAGGGAATCCTAACTGCGACTGCGGCCAGGGAATCAACAATAAATAGGATGTTATCTCTGATCTCAAGAAAGTCATTGAAAAAAAGGTTATTTCAGAGAGAAAGTACAAAGACCATTATGCAACACAAAATGTCCTATACTACAAGTACACTTGGTTTATTATGTGCCCATCCAACATAGACCAAAGAAGTCAGGAAAGGTGCTCAGAGGAGAAAATAGCAGAAGAGTATTTGGAAGATTGGATAAAGTTCGGAGAGCTGGAGAAAAGATCTCCCATCTTATTAAATAAAGTCTTGGAAGCTCCAGCTGAGAAGGCCAGGTGCTCTTGGGAGACATCTACCACATCAGTGTGGCTGTGATTGGAGTTGGAGTGTGAGGTGAGTTGGGGAGAGGGGACATATTGCATCTATCTCATGCTATAAATATCTAGGCTTCACCTTTTCCTTGAGGGTGGGCCATTCTCTCTCACAGTCATCAGTGGTGGCTGCAGTGATAGAATTCACTGTGGTTACATTCAGCCCTCATCCTTCTTGGCCCACATTGGTCACAGCATCACACTTCCTTCAAGAGCATGCTGAAAGCGCTGGCACTTCAATTTCCCTCTTGACAAGAGATGGCATGATGCTAACTCTACATTTTACAAATCAACTCACCCACTAGGTAGGTGAGAATAACTTTCTGAAGTTTTGTGGTGTGTATTTTAAATTACTGGTCATCccaaggatgagagagagaggttcTATATTCCACAAGagggaaaatactttaaaaagtaaataaatttaagtgCCAAATTAGTTTagacacttttaattttattttaagcagaGGAATTTGATATTTTTGTGAAAAGTCAATAGTACTTTACTTGATGTAGAACCATACCATGTAACAGAAACTTTGAAAGGGACCAGGCTCTGACAACCTGGACAATATAGTTGAAAAATTCAGTTGAAGTATATGGGGCTTGTGGGGCTCAGCATTTGAAGCTGGATTTTACTTTTATAGCATTGTATAAAGATAAATAGGCATTCAAAAGTAATAGGATATATATTGGTGTAAAAGCGGAAGAAATAAATTAGTAGATGTAATTTAAAGCACAGGAAATGGATAGGATTGAGTTTAAAGATCTGAAGCACTAAACTATCTCCTTAGATTCAAAGGCCTATGTTTTGCCATGAATGCCAAATGTATTGGTCCCCGTGAATCTAAAATCtttagggaaggaaggaaatggcaACCATTGCAGAAAGATGAGCACTTGGTGTTTGATAAATGCCTGCATCCAGATGGTACCATTAGGAGTACCATCTAAGAGATGGAAGATggtatatgttttataatttgtcaaaataattaCAATGTGGCTCACATTGTATCTGATCAAAGAAGGAAGTCAGGAAATAACATCAGATGAGGTCAAAGGACATCAGACATGAGGTAAGGTTGAAACTGTAAACACAAACACATGTAAAATGAACAGATATAGAGATAGAGATCGAATGATTGTGTTTTAATGGGTTAGAAGAAAAGCTGCAAACACAGTGGGATATTTATATGTGACACTAACTGCAAGGATCTTGTACAGATAACCACATGGCTACAACCTCTTCAGTCTTTCAGCATGAGAAGTTTTGTTTGCAAAACAATTAGCAAACACTTATGAGGAGGATCGACCCCTGAACCAAGGGGATCCTTTCAGGTTTAGTGATTAGAAACCATAAAAGAAGAATCTACCTCTCCATGAGGGTATCACATAAGATGCATATTCAATGATCACAGAATTCTAAGTACTTTAAAGGcagtaatgctttaaaaatgcagGTATATAAAGGAATCATAATGAGTATGTTGCAAAGAAATATGACTATCTAGAACCATATTAAATTGGTTCCTACTCACCCAGAGAGTTTATTAAAGGGAGAATAGCTCCATTCTGTGACTTCAAACTCCCTAGTTTGTATCTGGGCATATATCCAACAAAACTGCTAAAACATAGGGCCTGCAAACCATTAGTTAATATGGGTGGGGTGACACAAATTAATCAAATGGTGACAGAAAACATttgttgagaaaatgaaaagcaatctcaaagcaggaagagaaagaataggaaaatatgtattaattaaaCTATCTGTGTTTTTAGTAGAAAATAGATAGTGAAAAAAATGTGGGATGCCCACTTTGGCTCAGGATTCAGAATGTTCCAGATGCAAGGCCTCTACCTAATGCACACAGTTTTAAGGATAAGCAGAGGTgccattttcaaagaattttgagAACATTTATATCTTAGCTGTCAACCTTGTTGGTGAATTTGAGTTAATTGAGTTAACTCTGAATTTGAGTTAAGCAGACTAAATTCTATGAAACAGTACTTAAATGATGACTATATTCTCATAGTCAATTTCCAGCTCTCTACTGAAAAAAAACCATAGAAGTATGTTAGGAGAAAAAGTTGTAAGGGGCTGGGGAATTGGAGCACAAGTCTCCAAATCCTTGGTTTCTTCTGAGTGGTCAGTGTGATGACCACCCTTGAATACAAAGTGGTGCCACCATGGCTGCTCAACAGACACCAGCCATAGGACTCATCCTCTCTCTGACCCTGAGCCCTTGAACATGCTTGCATTAGCAATCAAGGCCACTTTTAGGGCTTAGGTTTCCTTGTTTAGAAATgagttcattgctttttaaatctaAGATGTGCTAAAGCTGAATGAGACTTAGGTATTTTTGGAGAAGAGTATATATCATGGCCCAAAAGTcatgaaaatattcttctaagcatgtccatttacaacttgcAGATCTGATATGTGGGCAGATCCTAGAGgtggagaggagaagaagaaaaatgacaacGGTATTTTCTTGTTTGGTTTCTTGAGCTTGCTTCACAGCTAAATCACTTAGGAAAGTCTGTCTAATTTAATGCAAAATTTCCAACAGCGGAGCATCAAGTGGGTTGAGAGAGGTGGTGGGAGCAGTCTAAATTACCATCCTAACCAATTAGCACTGGGAGAACGTTTTTCCCAAACTTTGCCTTGACTTGATCACAGACAAATGATTCctaatgatagtaataataaatcCAGC
This portion of the Urocitellus parryii isolate mUroPar1 chromosome 14, mUroPar1.hap1, whole genome shotgun sequence genome encodes:
- the LOC144250228 gene encoding protein FAM90A26-like, translated to MTVNDFEDWRRASDFLSGLSPRGQYLDVAASWYSSLILYLLSSGEEMCENCARSKKYQQPIRQLESPMSASEGMGPDLKNMRKSAEHASQPLAPSLMQIQNKKHQQRGAVGHRAPPPEEEDPRLKCKDCGAFGHTARSRRCPIKRWDGALAPQPLGPKKEKENQAPSKPSNLQNTGACEQPARMKGQKPSRPLPVHMTRTRCVLGSVLESEPCVQSSDESLTFTSTHPFQRPKGGLHSGPGIQNKQDVSIPGTIQPAARHSGQNPALIGKKAPETPEVVSSKIAQTSANILGGAHVLHPPSLARCPDVSKEPCLQPAACPQGQGHKLSLQAPGKRQAQVHIQTGQHSPKKLRLGHSPTPGGNTCRPGSEARKSLPAWQDTSGIRLKGSPQMTRKTPAHDSSMDLRPPKESPFLNPVEPCTTSSPPAPSCVPRQPLQMLFKRMHKNWWRSRFIADLPSSPAAKTSALADTPPYLDESERPSSHEPVSILYEDLQVSSSSEDSDME